The following proteins are encoded in a genomic region of Mycolicibacterium rutilum:
- a CDS encoding S9 family peptidase yields MNPPVAKRVDTRREHHGDVFVDPYEWLRDKSNPEVVEYLEAENAYTEHATEHLAPLRQVIFDEIKARTKETDLSVPTRRGSWWYYGRSFEGKQYSVHCRCPVDDPDDWVPPELDEHTEIPGEQVLLDENVEAEGHEFFSLGAASVSLDGNILAFSVDVKGDERYTLRFKDLRTGELYEDTIAGIGPGATWAADNQTVYYSTVDDAWRPDTIWRHRLGSGQPAQQVYHEPDERYWLGVGRTRSDKYVIIAAGSAVTSEVRYADATDPDAEFTVVWPRRDLVEYSVEHAVVGGEDRFLILHNDGAENFTLVEAPVDNPTAMRTLIEHRDDVRLDSVDAFANHLVVGYRAEALPKIQLWPIYETGEYGHAEDFTFESELTSAGLSANPNWDAPKLRIGATSYITPVRIYDVDLATGERTLLREQPVLGDYRPEDYVERRDWAVAADGARVPISIVHRIGLQYPAPTLLYGYGAYEVCEDPRFSIARLSLLDRGMVFAVAHVRGGGELGRSWYEHGKMLEKKNSFTDFVAVAQHLVTSDLTRAENLVAYGGSAGGLLVGAVANIAPELFAGVLAAVPFVDPLTTILDPSLPLTVTEWDEWGNPLEDKTVYEYMKSYSPYENVEAKNYPAILAMTSLNDTRVYYVEPAKWVAALRQTKTDDHPVLLKTEMNAGHGGISGRYERWKETAFQYAWLLDTAKADHTPLP; encoded by the coding sequence ATGAACCCGCCGGTCGCCAAGCGGGTCGACACCCGCCGCGAGCATCACGGCGACGTCTTCGTCGACCCCTACGAGTGGCTGCGCGACAAGTCCAACCCCGAGGTGGTCGAGTACCTCGAAGCGGAGAACGCCTACACCGAGCACGCCACCGAGCACCTGGCGCCGCTGCGGCAGGTGATCTTCGACGAGATCAAGGCCCGCACCAAGGAAACCGACCTGTCGGTGCCGACCCGCCGCGGGTCCTGGTGGTACTACGGCCGCAGCTTCGAAGGCAAGCAGTACAGCGTGCACTGCCGGTGCCCGGTCGACGATCCCGACGATTGGGTGCCACCCGAGCTCGACGAGCACACCGAGATCCCCGGCGAGCAGGTGCTGCTCGACGAGAACGTCGAAGCCGAGGGCCACGAGTTCTTCTCGCTGGGCGCGGCGTCGGTCAGTCTCGACGGCAACATCCTGGCGTTCTCGGTCGACGTCAAGGGCGACGAGCGATACACGTTGCGGTTCAAAGACTTACGCACCGGCGAGCTGTACGAGGACACCATCGCGGGCATCGGGCCCGGCGCGACCTGGGCCGCCGACAACCAGACCGTGTACTACTCGACGGTCGACGACGCCTGGCGGCCCGACACCATCTGGCGACACCGCCTCGGTTCGGGCCAACCCGCGCAGCAGGTCTACCACGAACCCGACGAGCGGTACTGGCTCGGCGTCGGCCGCACCCGCAGCGACAAGTACGTCATCATCGCGGCAGGCAGCGCCGTCACCTCCGAGGTGCGCTACGCCGACGCCACCGATCCCGACGCCGAGTTCACGGTCGTGTGGCCGCGCCGCGACCTGGTCGAGTACTCCGTCGAGCACGCCGTCGTCGGCGGCGAGGACCGGTTCCTGATCCTGCACAACGACGGCGCCGAGAACTTCACGCTCGTCGAGGCGCCCGTCGACAACCCGACCGCCATGCGGACGCTGATCGAGCACCGCGACGACGTCCGCCTCGATTCGGTCGACGCGTTCGCCAACCATCTCGTCGTCGGCTACCGCGCCGAGGCGTTGCCGAAGATCCAGCTGTGGCCGATCTACGAGACCGGCGAATACGGGCATGCCGAAGACTTCACGTTCGAGTCGGAGTTGACGTCGGCCGGACTGAGCGCCAACCCGAACTGGGATGCGCCGAAGCTGCGGATCGGCGCGACCTCCTACATCACGCCGGTGCGGATCTACGACGTCGACCTGGCGACCGGTGAACGAACGCTGCTGCGCGAACAGCCGGTGCTCGGCGACTACCGTCCCGAGGACTACGTCGAACGCCGCGACTGGGCGGTCGCCGCCGACGGTGCACGAGTGCCGATTTCGATCGTGCACCGGATCGGCCTGCAGTATCCGGCGCCGACGCTGCTCTACGGTTACGGCGCCTACGAGGTGTGCGAAGACCCGCGCTTCTCGATCGCGCGGCTGTCGCTGCTGGACCGCGGCATGGTGTTCGCCGTCGCTCATGTGCGCGGCGGCGGTGAGCTCGGCCGGTCCTGGTACGAACACGGCAAGATGTTGGAGAAGAAGAACAGCTTCACCGACTTCGTCGCCGTCGCACAGCATCTCGTGACCTCGGACCTCACTCGCGCCGAGAACCTGGTCGCCTACGGCGGCAGCGCGGGCGGCCTGCTGGTCGGCGCGGTGGCCAACATCGCGCCCGAACTGTTCGCGGGTGTCCTCGCGGCGGTGCCGTTCGTCGATCCGCTCACCACGATCTTGGACCCGTCGCTGCCGCTGACCGTCACCGAGTGGGACGAATGGGGAAACCCGTTGGAGGACAAGACCGTCTACGAGTACATGAAGTCGTACTCGCCGTACGAGAACGTCGAGGCCAAGAACTATCCGGCGATCCTGGCGATGACGTCGCTCAACGACACCAGGGTGTACTACGTCGAACCGGCGAAATGGGTCGCCGCGCTGCGACAGACCAAGACCGACGACCATCCGGTGCTGCTCAAGACCGAGATGAACGCCGGCCACGGCGGGATCAGCGGACGCTACGAACGCTGGAAAGAGACCGCGTTCCAGTACGCCTGGCTACTGGACACCGCCAAGGCCGACCACACGCCGCTGCCCTAG
- a CDS encoding TetR/AcrR family transcriptional regulator, with product MSRTSYHHGDLKAVILAQAAELVAERGADGISLRELARAAGVSHAAPAHHFTDRRGVFTALAAEGWRKLAAALAEARPEFIDAALAYVRFALDHPGHYAVMFDRSLVDPDDPELRAAQDAAGDELRRGVGTLDDPRAVEDPRAAALAAWSLVHGFSLLWLNKAIDDGGDPIATVDRVAGMLFKTG from the coding sequence ATGAGCCGCACGTCGTACCACCACGGTGACTTGAAGGCCGTCATCCTCGCCCAAGCGGCCGAGCTGGTCGCCGAGCGCGGCGCCGACGGCATCTCGCTGCGGGAACTGGCGCGCGCGGCGGGCGTCTCCCATGCGGCGCCCGCCCACCACTTCACCGACCGCCGCGGGGTGTTCACCGCGCTCGCCGCGGAGGGCTGGCGCAAGCTGGCCGCCGCGCTGGCCGAGGCTCGGCCCGAGTTCATCGACGCGGCGCTGGCGTACGTGCGCTTCGCGCTCGACCATCCCGGGCACTACGCGGTCATGTTCGACCGCTCACTCGTCGATCCCGACGATCCGGAACTGCGTGCCGCCCAGGACGCCGCCGGCGACGAACTGCGGCGCGGCGTCGGCACTCTCGACGACCCGCGCGCGGTTGAGGATCCGCGCGCCGCGGCGCTGGCGGCTTGGTCACTGGTGCACGGGTTTTCGCTGCTGTGGCTGAACAAGGCCATCGACGACGGTGGCGATCCGATCGCGACCGTGGACCGCGTCGCCGGGATGCTGTTCAAGACCGGGTAA